The Opitutaceae bacterium genome has a window encoding:
- the rsgA gene encoding ribosome small subunit-dependent GTPase A: MNLYSLGWDPFFEKHFQPHSANGLIPARVAVEHGSAYRLLTEDGPSTARCSGRFLHQLIDRSDRPTVGDWVAIARKPGASQDDIQAVLPRRTQFSRAAIGKEVARQVIAANIDTVFLVTGLDQNYRLRRIERYLAVAAESGADPVIILNKTDVCPDSDARLAEVEAIARGVPVIAVSAITGEAFAEISLFIRPGKTIALLGSSGVGKSTLVNRLLGEELQDTGEARENDGRGRHTTTTRNLIVLPNGGILIDTPGLREIGIWDVGPGLESTFDDIAELERRCRFTDCSHDNEPGCAIREALEDGTLDPDRYISWLKLLKEQAWVARQQDEALKRRHAAQWKRIATAYRQKTRFEQKQQDQQ, from the coding sequence ATGAATCTCTATTCACTCGGCTGGGATCCCTTTTTCGAGAAACACTTCCAGCCTCATTCTGCCAACGGGCTCATCCCCGCGCGGGTCGCCGTTGAACACGGTTCCGCTTACCGGCTGCTCACCGAGGACGGTCCCTCGACCGCACGCTGCAGCGGCCGTTTCCTGCATCAGCTGATCGACCGCTCCGACCGGCCCACGGTCGGGGACTGGGTGGCCATCGCCCGCAAACCCGGCGCTTCCCAGGATGATATCCAAGCCGTCCTCCCCCGCCGTACCCAATTCTCAAGGGCGGCGATCGGCAAGGAAGTCGCCCGCCAGGTCATCGCGGCCAATATCGACACTGTCTTCCTGGTCACGGGCCTCGACCAGAATTACCGCCTCCGAAGGATCGAGCGTTACCTGGCGGTTGCCGCGGAGAGCGGTGCCGATCCCGTCATCATCCTGAACAAAACCGATGTCTGTCCCGATTCCGACGCCCGCCTGGCCGAGGTCGAGGCGATCGCCCGGGGGGTCCCGGTCATCGCGGTCAGCGCCATCACCGGCGAGGCGTTTGCGGAAATCAGCCTCTTCATCCGGCCGGGAAAAACGATCGCCCTGCTCGGGTCCTCCGGGGTCGGCAAGTCCACCCTGGTCAACCGCCTGCTCGGCGAGGAACTCCAGGATACCGGCGAGGCAAGGGAAAACGACGGGCGGGGCCGTCACACGACGACGACCCGAAACCTCATCGTCCTGCCGAACGGGGGCATCCTGATCGATACGCCGGGCCTGCGGGAAATCGGCATCTGGGATGTAGGCCCCGGCCTTGAGAGCACCTTCGACGACATCGCGGAACTGGAGCGGCGCTGTCGGTTCACCGACTGCAGCCATGACAACGAACCGGGGTGCGCCATCCGGGAAGCCCTCGAAGACGGAACCCTTGATCCCGACCGCTACATCAGCTGGCTCAAGCTCCTGAAGGAACAGGCCTGGGTTGCCCGCCAGCAGGACGAAGCTCTCAAGCGGCGTCACGCCGCCCAGTGGAAACGCATCGCGACCGCCTACCGACAGAAAACCCGTTTCGAACAGAAGCAGCAGGATCAGCAATAG
- a CDS encoding ThuA domain-containing protein — protein MKKALIVWGGWDGHKPKEGADLFSDLLRKEGFEVEVSDNLDSYLDREKLAGLSLIVPMWTMGTITREQSEGLREAVKSGVGLGGYHGTMGDSFRNDTDYQFMVGGQWVAHPDNIIDYTVNIVNHDDPITKGLKDFQMHSEQYFMHTDPSNEVLATTTFVDRSTDWINGTVMPVVWKRHYGKGRVFYSSLGHVPDDFKVPEALEIQRRGLLWAAR, from the coding sequence ATGAAAAAGGCTTTGATTGTCTGGGGTGGCTGGGATGGCCACAAACCGAAGGAAGGTGCGGATCTCTTTTCCGACCTCTTGCGCAAGGAGGGTTTCGAGGTGGAAGTCTCGGACAACCTCGACAGCTACCTTGACCGCGAAAAGCTGGCCGGTCTCTCCCTTATCGTTCCCATGTGGACGATGGGCACGATCACCCGGGAGCAGTCCGAGGGTCTGCGGGAAGCGGTCAAGAGCGGTGTGGGCCTCGGCGGCTACCACGGCACGATGGGCGACTCGTTCCGCAACGACACCGACTACCAGTTCATGGTGGGCGGCCAGTGGGTGGCGCACCCGGACAATATCATCGATTATACCGTCAATATCGTGAACCACGACGACCCCATCACGAAGGGACTGAAGGACTTCCAGATGCATTCGGAGCAGTACTTCATGCATACGGATCCCTCGAATGAGGTCCTCGCCACGACCACTTTTGTCGACCGGTCGACCGACTGGATCAACGGCACCGTCATGCCGGTGGTCTGGAAACGGCACTATGGCAAGGGCCGCGTTTTCTACAGTTCCCTCGGTCATGTGCCGGACGATTTCAAGGTGCCCGAAGCCCTTGAGATCCAGCGGCGGGGCCTGCTCTGGGCGGCCCGCTGA
- the purB gene encoding adenylosuccinate lyase codes for MKKKPATNESVETIPNVLAERYASAALRAIWSPAGRIRLERDYWIAVLKAQRELGLNVPAAAIRDYERVRDQVDLRSIDQRERVLLHDVKARIEEFNGLAGRELIHLGLTSRDLTENVEQLQVFRSLELTRLKSVAALTRLAGRAKGYRDLMITGRTHNVPAQPTTLGKRIAMSGQEVLIAVERLDDLVARYPARGLKGAVGTQLDQLTLFENDPAKVAALEEKVVAHLGLARVLQNVGQVYPRSLDFDVVSALSQLAAGASSFSKTVRLMAGYGLATEGFRKGQVGSSAMPHKINCRNCERIVGFATILAGHVTMASGLSGDQWNEGDVSCSVVRRVVLPDAFFALDGLLETFLTVLDQFEAFPAAIETENRRELPFLATTSILMEAVKAGAGRESAHAAIKEHALAATAARRAGREEEADLIERLAGDSRLPLDQKRLQALVSDPKRFVGAAPAQVDAFVRAVEGWRKRFPGAAGIEAGALL; via the coding sequence ATGAAGAAAAAGCCCGCCACGAACGAATCGGTCGAAACCATTCCCAACGTCCTGGCCGAGCGTTACGCTTCGGCCGCCCTGAGGGCCATCTGGTCCCCGGCCGGGCGCATCCGCCTGGAACGCGACTATTGGATCGCGGTGCTCAAGGCGCAGCGCGAGCTGGGCCTGAATGTGCCGGCCGCCGCTATCCGCGACTACGAACGGGTCCGCGACCAGGTCGATCTGCGATCGATCGATCAGCGGGAGCGGGTGCTTCTTCACGATGTCAAAGCCCGGATCGAGGAGTTCAACGGCCTGGCCGGGCGGGAGTTGATCCACCTGGGCCTGACCAGCCGTGACCTGACTGAAAACGTCGAACAATTGCAGGTCTTTCGCTCGCTCGAGCTGACCCGCCTGAAGAGCGTGGCCGCCCTGACCAGGCTGGCGGGTCGCGCCAAGGGGTATCGGGATCTGATGATCACCGGACGGACGCACAACGTGCCGGCTCAGCCCACCACCCTCGGCAAGCGGATCGCCATGTCCGGGCAGGAGGTGCTCATTGCGGTGGAGCGCCTCGATGATCTGGTCGCCCGCTATCCGGCGCGCGGCCTCAAGGGCGCAGTCGGAACCCAGCTGGATCAATTGACGCTTTTCGAGAACGATCCGGCCAAGGTGGCCGCTTTGGAAGAGAAGGTCGTGGCGCATCTCGGTCTGGCCCGGGTGCTGCAGAACGTCGGCCAGGTCTATCCGCGCAGCCTCGATTTCGATGTGGTCAGTGCGCTCAGCCAGCTGGCGGCCGGCGCCTCGAGTTTCTCCAAGACCGTCCGCCTGATGGCCGGATACGGCCTCGCCACGGAAGGTTTCCGCAAGGGCCAGGTCGGCTCATCCGCCATGCCGCACAAGATCAATTGCCGGAACTGTGAACGTATCGTCGGCTTTGCCACGATTCTGGCCGGGCATGTCACCATGGCGTCCGGCCTTTCCGGTGACCAGTGGAACGAGGGGGATGTCTCCTGTTCGGTCGTCCGGCGGGTGGTCCTGCCGGACGCCTTTTTTGCCCTCGACGGCCTCCTTGAAACCTTCCTCACCGTCCTGGACCAGTTCGAGGCGTTTCCGGCCGCGATCGAAACGGAAAACCGCCGGGAGCTGCCCTTCCTCGCGACGACCTCGATCCTGATGGAGGCGGTCAAGGCCGGCGCGGGTCGTGAATCGGCCCACGCCGCCATCAAGGAACATGCCCTGGCCGCGACCGCCGCCCGGCGGGCCGGAAGGGAAGAGGAGGCCGACCTGATCGAACGCCTGGCCGGCGACAGCCGCCTGCCTCTCGATCAGAAACGCCTGCAGGCCCTGGTCAGTGATCCAAAACGGTTTGTCGGCGCGGCCCCGGCCCAGGTGGACGCTTTCGTGCGAGCCGTGGAGGGCTGGAGGAAACGCTTTCCGGGCGCGGCGGGGATCGAGGCCGGCGCGCTGCTGTAA
- a CDS encoding 7-carboxy-7-deazaguanine synthase QueE, giving the protein MRIAEIFHSVQGEGSLLGTPSSFVRTSGCNLRCSWCDTPYASWQPEGPEMSEKEILEEIENRGARHVVLTGGEPMIAAGIHSLAAAIRGSGRHLTIETAGTVAPDGIACDLASISPKLANSSPGEKLGEAWRRRHEGRRWQPEVVRAWIETIPFQLKFVVCDQTDLEEVESMIARLGPLVRPENVFLMPEGIDLETLRQRAAWLVGICLRRGYRFGHRLQIELFGHTRGT; this is encoded by the coding sequence GTGCGCATCGCTGAAATCTTTCACTCGGTTCAGGGCGAGGGTTCCCTTCTGGGGACTCCCTCCAGCTTTGTGCGCACATCGGGCTGCAACCTCCGCTGTAGCTGGTGCGATACTCCCTACGCGTCCTGGCAACCCGAAGGGCCCGAGATGAGCGAGAAGGAAATCCTGGAGGAGATCGAAAACCGCGGTGCCCGCCATGTGGTGCTGACCGGTGGAGAGCCGATGATCGCCGCCGGTATCCACAGCCTCGCAGCGGCGATCCGTGGCTCCGGCCGCCACCTGACGATTGAAACGGCGGGAACCGTCGCGCCGGACGGGATCGCCTGTGACCTGGCCTCGATCAGTCCGAAGCTGGCCAACTCCTCTCCCGGCGAAAAACTCGGTGAGGCCTGGCGGCGGCGGCATGAAGGGCGTCGCTGGCAACCGGAGGTCGTCCGCGCCTGGATCGAAACCATCCCCTTCCAGCTCAAGTTCGTGGTCTGTGATCAGACGGATCTTGAGGAGGTGGAATCGATGATCGCCCGGCTCGGTCCACTCGTCCGACCGGAGAACGTCTTTCTCATGCCCGAGGGGATCGACCTCGAAACCCTCCGGCAGCGGGCGGCGTGGCTGGTCGGGATCTGTCTTCGGCGCGGTTACCGTTTCGGGCACCGGCTCCAGATCGAGTTATTCGGGCACACCCGGGGAACCTGA
- the queC gene encoding 7-cyano-7-deazaguanine synthase QueC, whose translation MKVIVLCSGGMDSVVALHQAHRDHEVLMVLSFHYGSKHNDREIPFAAHHAKALGRRHEVVHLDFMNRLFRSDLLQSGGAIPEGHYQEITMKQTVVPFRNGIMLSIAGGLAESCGAKAVVIAAHSGDHAIYPDCREPFMQAMGDAIRLGTYEEIALLRPFIDRNKAGIAQIGADFGIDLSKTWSCYEGGTIHCGRCGTCVERREAFIVAGLPDPTIYESTDPLPPAPSG comes from the coding sequence ATGAAGGTGATTGTTCTCTGCAGCGGGGGGATGGATTCGGTCGTCGCCCTCCACCAGGCCCATCGGGATCACGAAGTCCTGATGGTCCTCAGCTTCCATTACGGCTCCAAGCACAATGACCGGGAGATTCCCTTTGCCGCTCATCATGCCAAAGCACTCGGCCGGCGCCACGAGGTGGTGCACCTTGACTTCATGAACCGGCTCTTTCGCTCGGATCTGCTCCAGTCCGGAGGAGCCATCCCGGAGGGCCACTACCAGGAAATCACCATGAAACAGACCGTGGTGCCTTTCCGCAACGGGATCATGCTGAGCATTGCCGGCGGACTGGCCGAGAGCTGCGGGGCCAAGGCGGTTGTCATTGCCGCCCATTCAGGGGATCATGCCATCTACCCGGATTGCCGGGAGCCCTTCATGCAGGCCATGGGGGACGCCATCCGTCTCGGGACCTACGAGGAGATCGCGCTCCTGCGTCCCTTCATCGATCGGAACAAGGCGGGGATCGCGCAGATCGGCGCCGATTTCGGCATCGATCTTTCGAAGACCTGGTCGTGTTACGAAGGCGGGACCATCCACTGCGGCCGCTGCGGCACCTGCGTCGAGCGGCGCGAGGCCTTTATCGTGGCCGGGCTGCCCGACCCGACCATCTACGAAAGCACGGATCCCCTGCCACCGGCGCCTTCCGGTTGA
- a CDS encoding prolyl oligopeptidase family serine peptidase, with amino-acid sequence MLVLFGPAFADPIAVETLFKESKADNFTLSPDGRYIALIAENPEHRRALYARDLDNGETHSWTLKGGNAYVNSYFWTSNEWLYFTSARPSRGMVDSFVARRDSDKFRVTDFEGRTNLMVDALIDREPILVLRPSEVESSLVEIHSETGVQLKTVATYRGYVRGATTDLNGNPRILRLGEERLEERLIHRAADSESWEPLGLPIDASLLGFGPDGTTLLVSDYFGRDRSALYRYNLAAKELSDPLFEDPVHDLHSTARLILDVSRKRPLGIRYEADRLTTIWFSPEIQQVQQILNDRYPETINSILGIDLTQGRFLFSSYSDRQPLIYRLLDYAQKKISDLWPTRPQIDPALMASTEVITFSSRDGLSLRGYLTTPREGQGPFPTVALVHGGPWLRDTWGFKPEAQFLASRGYAVLQINYRGSAGFGRKISYQHRGDLKGMNDDIEDGVRWAIKHGYTDPDRVGIMGGSFGGYAALYGVAFKPELYKCAISEVGISDWPEHIDSLKKDREYVYQLMIEYFGPDYRQTLAPLSPINQVDAITAPVFIAFGRQDSNVSPSQSKQMIQELTRRGHPPIVFARHWEGHGFFDEKIQSDYYRAVETFLAENL; translated from the coding sequence ATGCTGGTCCTATTCGGCCCGGCTTTCGCCGATCCGATTGCGGTAGAGACTCTCTTCAAGGAATCGAAAGCCGACAATTTCACTCTGTCACCGGACGGGCGCTATATAGCCCTGATCGCCGAGAACCCGGAGCACAGACGAGCCCTCTACGCCCGCGATCTGGATAACGGTGAGACTCACTCGTGGACGCTCAAAGGCGGCAACGCCTACGTGAACTCGTATTTCTGGACCAGCAACGAATGGCTGTATTTCACCTCCGCCCGGCCATCGCGGGGGATGGTTGATTCTTTCGTTGCCCGACGGGACTCGGACAAATTCCGCGTCACCGATTTTGAGGGCCGCACCAACCTGATGGTTGATGCGCTGATCGACCGTGAACCCATTCTCGTTTTGCGCCCTTCGGAAGTGGAATCGTCCCTGGTGGAGATACATTCCGAAACGGGCGTGCAGCTCAAGACGGTTGCGACCTACCGCGGTTACGTTCGTGGAGCAACCACTGATCTCAATGGCAATCCGCGGATTCTCCGGTTGGGTGAGGAACGCCTCGAAGAGCGACTGATCCATCGGGCGGCGGACAGCGAAAGCTGGGAACCGCTCGGTCTGCCAATTGATGCGTCCCTATTGGGCTTTGGTCCCGACGGGACGACCCTGCTTGTTTCCGACTACTTCGGCCGGGATCGTTCCGCTCTATACCGCTACAATCTGGCGGCGAAGGAACTGAGCGATCCGCTATTCGAGGATCCGGTTCACGATCTTCATTCGACGGCCCGACTCATACTGGATGTCAGCCGAAAGCGGCCGCTCGGCATCCGCTACGAAGCCGATCGTCTGACCACGATCTGGTTTTCACCGGAAATCCAGCAGGTCCAGCAGATCCTGAACGACCGCTATCCGGAAACCATCAACAGCATTCTCGGCATCGACCTCACCCAGGGTCGCTTTCTCTTCAGTTCCTACAGCGACCGCCAACCCCTGATCTACCGCCTGCTCGACTACGCGCAGAAGAAAATCAGCGATCTTTGGCCGACCCGACCGCAGATTGATCCCGCACTGATGGCGTCAACCGAAGTGATCACCTTCAGCAGCCGCGACGGCCTCTCCCTGCGCGGCTACCTGACCACTCCACGTGAAGGTCAGGGGCCTTTTCCGACCGTTGCCCTCGTCCACGGGGGTCCGTGGTTGCGGGACACCTGGGGCTTCAAGCCGGAGGCGCAGTTCCTCGCCAGCCGCGGCTACGCCGTCCTGCAGATCAATTACCGCGGATCTGCCGGCTTCGGGCGAAAGATCTCGTATCAGCACCGCGGCGACTTGAAAGGGATGAACGACGACATTGAGGACGGTGTTCGCTGGGCGATCAAACATGGATACACGGATCCCGACCGGGTCGGCATCATGGGTGGGAGTTTCGGCGGCTACGCCGCGCTCTACGGAGTGGCGTTCAAGCCTGAACTCTACAAATGTGCCATCAGTGAAGTCGGTATCTCCGACTGGCCCGAACACATCGACAGTCTGAAGAAGGATCGGGAATATGTTTATCAACTCATGATCGAGTATTTCGGACCTGATTATCGGCAAACCCTCGCGCCGCTCTCTCCGATCAATCAGGTCGACGCGATCACCGCGCCTGTCTTCATTGCGTTCGGCCGGCAGGATTCGAACGTCAGCCCGAGTCAGTCCAAGCAGATGATTCAAGAGCTGACCAGGCGCGGACACCCTCCAATCGTCTTTGCCAGGCATTGGGAGGGTCACGGGTTCTTTGACGAAAAAATCCAGTCCGACTACTACCGGGCGGTCGAAACCTTCCTGGCGGAGAATCTCTAG
- a CDS encoding prolyl oligopeptidase family serine peptidase has product MSSRSVSTNPSRLCRLLILSCLLPLGWIPVSGSRIPVEDLFRESQAAAFSLSPDGQYIALIGRNPKGKKCLYARNLETGATQSWTIDGGGNEVAEYSWISNERLVYRVSRYQYYFRGLYSVQRDRDTINQLDFEAVNIVVDPLMGRDSVLVLRRIGDGEITPFKSSLVEIDSVNGYPIETVWTYNDGLPLNTMTDLSGRVRLIQTFEKGEYQFRLRSQLHNGWSSLDFPHDVNLLSFGPSGETILLSHYFGKDHSGLYRYELDREQPGTLIYEDPDYDLHTSAQVILDVERKVPLGFRYQADHEKTVWFSPEMQQIQAICDHHNPDTINRIVSANLKAGRFLFQCYSDRQPSIYRMLDYGQRRITDLWPTRPQIDPGTMAPTESIQFVTRDALSIRGYLTRPISGSPPYPTVVMVHGGPWARDTWGFDPEVQFLANRGYAVLQINFRGSTGFGFPISERLKGDLEGMNNDLEDGVRWAIAQGHTDANRVGIMGGSFGGYAALYGVAFKPDLYKCAIGNVGVYDWPRHVDEKKGDLSNYVFDYYQDIWGEDYREHLEQVSPLYRAAQIKAPVFIAYGRDDRRVKPEQSKLMIAALKKAGNEPEVFSKSWEGHGFFDEDVQFGYYRAIEAFLKKNL; this is encoded by the coding sequence ATGTCAAGCCGATCCGTTTCGACCAATCCCTCCCGACTCTGCCGTCTTCTGATTCTGAGCTGTCTTCTTCCGTTGGGCTGGATTCCTGTCTCCGGAAGTCGCATTCCCGTCGAGGACCTTTTCAGAGAGTCTCAGGCAGCCGCTTTCAGCCTCTCGCCGGACGGGCAGTATATCGCCTTGATTGGCCGCAACCCGAAGGGAAAGAAGTGCCTCTACGCCCGGAATCTTGAAACCGGCGCCACCCAGTCATGGACGATTGACGGAGGAGGCAACGAAGTCGCTGAATACTCTTGGATCAGCAATGAGAGACTCGTTTACCGGGTCAGCCGTTATCAGTACTACTTCCGCGGTCTTTATTCGGTGCAGCGTGACAGAGACACCATCAACCAACTTGATTTTGAAGCGGTCAACATTGTGGTTGATCCTCTGATGGGGCGCGATTCGGTCCTCGTCCTCCGACGCATTGGTGATGGTGAGATCACCCCTTTCAAGTCTTCTCTGGTCGAAATCGATTCTGTCAACGGATACCCGATTGAAACCGTCTGGACTTACAATGACGGCCTGCCTCTGAACACCATGACCGACCTGTCTGGGCGGGTTCGACTCATTCAGACTTTCGAAAAGGGAGAATACCAGTTTCGTCTCCGTTCCCAACTCCACAATGGTTGGAGTTCCCTGGACTTTCCGCACGATGTCAATCTGCTCAGTTTTGGACCGAGCGGAGAAACCATTCTTCTCTCCCATTATTTCGGCAAGGATCATTCGGGTCTCTATCGGTATGAGCTCGATAGAGAACAACCCGGAACGTTGATCTATGAGGATCCCGATTACGATCTGCACACCTCCGCTCAAGTGATCCTCGATGTGGAAAGGAAGGTTCCCCTGGGGTTCCGTTACCAGGCAGATCACGAAAAGACGGTCTGGTTCTCACCGGAAATGCAGCAGATTCAGGCGATCTGCGATCACCACAATCCGGATACCATCAACCGGATCGTCAGTGCCAATCTGAAAGCCGGCCGGTTCCTCTTCCAATGCTACAGCGACCGGCAACCGTCGATCTATCGCATGCTCGACTATGGGCAACGTCGGATCACCGATCTGTGGCCGACTCGGCCACAGATCGATCCGGGGACGATGGCCCCGACCGAGTCCATCCAATTCGTCACCCGCGATGCCCTCAGTATCCGGGGCTACCTGACCCGGCCGATCTCCGGAAGTCCGCCGTATCCCACCGTTGTCATGGTTCACGGCGGTCCCTGGGCCCGTGATACCTGGGGATTTGATCCCGAGGTTCAGTTTCTCGCCAATCGGGGGTACGCGGTCCTCCAGATCAACTTCCGCGGCTCCACCGGGTTTGGTTTCCCGATCAGCGAGAGACTCAAGGGTGACCTGGAAGGGATGAACAATGACTTGGAGGACGGCGTCCGCTGGGCGATTGCCCAGGGGCACACCGACGCCAACCGTGTCGGCATCATGGGCGGGAGTTTCGGAGGATATGCCGCCCTTTACGGGGTTGCCTTCAAACCGGACCTCTACAAATGCGCGATCGGCAATGTCGGCGTCTACGACTGGCCCCGCCATGTCGACGAGAAGAAGGGCGATCTCTCCAACTACGTCTTTGACTATTACCAAGACATCTGGGGTGAAGACTACCGGGAACATCTGGAGCAGGTCTCTCCACTTTACCGGGCCGCTCAGATCAAGGCACCCGTCTTCATTGCTTATGGCCGCGATGATCGGCGGGTAAAGCCCGAGCAATCGAAATTGATGATCGCGGCCTTGAAGAAGGCCGGAAATGAGCCCGAGGTCTTCTCAAAATCCTGGGAAGGCCATGGTTTCTTCGACGAGGATGTCCAATTCGGCTACTACCGGGCGATCGAAGCCTTCCTAAAAAAGAACCTCTGA
- a CDS encoding histone deacetylase, whose product MVFFYHPECAGYAMRGHPERPERVTQTASLLEETVKPADWRRPELIPESELLLAHSRRHWERIHEARPFDADTPHYEGIADIARRSAGAAVSAMRTALAGNLVFSLMRPPGHHATGDQAMGFCYLSNVAIAALVARAEGVGRVAIWDFDAHHGNGTEAIVQGVEGIRFASVHQLPGYPGTGAETFANCFNFPVAPETPATTHMAILRKSWEAVLAFEPDLLLVSAGFDAYRNDPITQMTLDKNDFGILGQWLAEAHLPTAAILEGGYSSELPLLISEFLEGWIHG is encoded by the coding sequence ATGGTCTTCTTTTATCACCCAGAGTGCGCGGGCTATGCCATGCGGGGTCATCCCGAGCGCCCGGAGCGGGTCACCCAGACGGCTTCGCTCCTCGAGGAGACGGTCAAACCGGCCGATTGGCGCCGGCCGGAACTCATCCCGGAATCGGAGTTGCTTCTGGCCCACTCAAGGCGGCATTGGGAGCGGATTCATGAAGCCCGGCCGTTCGATGCCGACACGCCTCATTACGAGGGCATCGCCGATATTGCCCGGCGTTCGGCCGGTGCCGCGGTATCGGCCATGCGCACCGCCCTGGCCGGTAACCTTGTCTTCTCGCTGATGCGCCCCCCGGGACACCATGCGACGGGGGATCAGGCCATGGGATTCTGTTACCTGAGCAACGTGGCCATCGCGGCCCTCGTCGCCCGGGCCGAAGGGGTGGGGCGGGTGGCCATCTGGGATTTTGACGCCCATCACGGGAATGGAACCGAGGCCATCGTGCAGGGTGTCGAAGGGATCCGCTTCGCTTCGGTCCATCAGCTTCCGGGCTATCCGGGAACCGGCGCGGAAACATTTGCCAACTGTTTCAACTTCCCGGTGGCGCCGGAGACTCCCGCCACGACGCATATGGCGATTCTCAGGAAATCGTGGGAGGCGGTTCTTGCCTTCGAGCCGGATCTTCTGCTGGTATCGGCCGGATTTGATGCCTACCGCAACGATCCCATCACTCAGATGACTCTGGATAAGAACGACTTCGGTATCCTGGGCCAATGGTTGGCCGAGGCCCATCTGCCAACCGCGGCCATCCTCGAGGGAGGCTACAGCTCCGAACTCCCCCTCCTTATTTCGGAGTTTCTGGAAGGGTGGATCCACGGATGA
- a CDS encoding HRDC domain-containing protein, with protein sequence MPDFVFIDQQADLKVLLNDLAKVREVPIDTEADNLHHYETRVCLIQLRAGDNDYLVDPLSGIDLHPLWTALKDKVLIMHGSDFDLRLLWELDRFQPAQVFDTMLAAQLIGMKRIGLSSLLEECLGVHHPKDSQKSDWSKRPLTDKMLSYAVGDVAHLPALKKIIEDRLRQLGRLDWHRQKCDWQIEAAKSGFPKQDEFAWKVGPHHRLPPKALVALYELWHWRDGEARRLDRPPFKVMSNDYLIKLSNAVADGTIGKVYEGLPAGFKRGRAKGLKEALKRGERRDPKSLPRRPRNSSDRQPLSHEELRRQDALKACRDKEANRIGIDPTLIASRFQLAQLARDPGSTSGVLLGWQADLLKPALDALLAEVGSAELES encoded by the coding sequence ATGCCCGACTTCGTCTTCATCGATCAACAGGCCGATCTCAAGGTTCTCCTGAATGACCTCGCCAAGGTCCGGGAAGTCCCGATCGATACGGAAGCGGACAATCTTCATCACTACGAAACCCGCGTCTGCCTGATTCAGCTACGGGCCGGCGACAACGATTACCTGGTCGATCCGCTCTCAGGCATCGACCTCCATCCTCTCTGGACGGCCCTGAAGGACAAGGTCCTCATCATGCACGGGAGCGATTTTGATCTCCGTCTCCTTTGGGAACTGGATCGGTTTCAGCCGGCCCAGGTCTTCGATACCATGCTGGCGGCCCAGTTGATCGGGATGAAGCGGATCGGGCTCTCCTCGCTTCTTGAGGAATGCCTGGGTGTGCACCACCCGAAAGACAGCCAGAAAAGCGATTGGTCGAAACGACCGCTGACCGACAAAATGCTCAGCTACGCGGTCGGCGATGTCGCTCACCTGCCGGCTCTGAAGAAGATCATCGAAGACCGGTTGCGCCAGCTTGGTCGGCTGGATTGGCATCGGCAGAAATGTGATTGGCAGATCGAGGCCGCCAAGTCCGGATTTCCGAAGCAGGATGAGTTTGCCTGGAAGGTGGGCCCCCACCATCGGCTGCCGCCGAAGGCCCTGGTGGCCCTGTATGAACTCTGGCATTGGCGGGATGGAGAGGCGCGGCGTCTGGATCGTCCTCCGTTCAAGGTCATGAGCAACGATTACCTGATCAAGCTCTCCAACGCGGTGGCGGATGGCACCATCGGCAAGGTCTACGAGGGACTTCCTGCTGGTTTCAAACGTGGTCGGGCCAAGGGTCTGAAAGAAGCCCTGAAGCGCGGTGAACGCCGCGACCCCAAGTCCCTCCCGCGCCGTCCCCGCAATTCCAGCGACCGACAGCCGCTCTCCCATGAGGAGCTGCGCCGGCAGGACGCCCTGAAGGCCTGCCGCGACAAGGAAGCGAACCGGATCGGGATCGATCCCACCCTGATCGCGAGTCGTTTTCAGCTGGCCCAGCTGGCCCGGGACCCCGGTTCCACCTCCGGAGTGCTTCTGGGATGGCAGGCAGATCTCCTTAAGCCTGCGCTGGATGCTCTTCTCGCCGAGGTGGGCAGTGCGGAGCTGGAGTCGTAG